Proteins encoded by one window of Lycium barbarum isolate Lr01 chromosome 11, ASM1917538v2, whole genome shotgun sequence:
- the LOC132616940 gene encoding uncharacterized protein LOC132616940 — protein MERVNVYLRGIGGGYDLWYRMELKKSDREIVVGPVAKLCHSTYGTAGNWTVIGSNIYYAGGFLTDRWRINPYKELIKHNTEEQVPVDYWQTESTLNLSRMSPVVAAVAVGKKRKLCVLGGDHIYIDNFEEILRGKEETDDPLRNKGGEIYDIEGKYWNLVDTELESFPPDYKVASVVEKDGDEPTEIVFYCLAKGAMMFFNAITRKISKNETVEEFALWHISPNSSPDTSPDSSPATSPPRGQCPPQFPSPDANLRLLRMVTDTVPAVFTNNTFYWFTLDMYLYAYDVKARRWLTSQCLYDQFLAQCPKLQYNTRIAVTPILVGLPQDGKFVAVLPQESPEQLIMACFKVEMQVNSLNVLTELVQLVYLVEESSLLDVFWFYDGKAMSVEG, from the exons ATGGAGAGGGTTAATGTTTATCTCCGCGGTATTGGTGGTGGGTATGATTTGTGGTATCGCATGGAATTGAAAAAGTCTGATAGAGAGATTGTGGTTGGTCCTGTTGCGAAGCTGTGTCATTCTACTTATGGAACGGCAGGAAACTGGACGGTTATTGGTTCAAACATCTACTATGCTGGTGGATTCCTGACTGATCGATGGAGGATTAACCCTTATAAGGAATTGATTAAGCATAACACAGAAGAACAAGTTCCCGTTGACTATTGGCAGACAGAATCAACCCTTAATCTTTCCCGTATGTCGCCTGTTGTCGCTGCTGTTGCTGTTGGTAAAAAAAGAAAACTATGTGTTTTGGGCGGCGATCACATCTATATTGATAACTTTGAAGAAATACTACGTGGCAAGGAGGAAACTGATGATCCTCTTCGGAACAAAGGTGGTGAAATTTATGATATCGAAGGAAAATATTGGAACTTGGTGGATACTGAACTAGAATCGTTTCCTCCTGATTATAAAGTTGCATCTGTTGTGGAAAAAGATGGGGATGAGCCGACCGAAATCGTGTTTTATTGCTTGGCTAAGGGTGCTATGATGTTTTTCAATGCAATTACTCGTAAGATATCGAAGAATGAAACAGTTGAGGAGTTTGCTTTGTGGCATATTTCCCCGAATTCTTCTCCGGATACTTCCCCGGATTCTTCTCCGGCTACTTCTCCTCCACGTGGTCAATGTCCTCCACAATTTCCCAGTCCTGATGCAAACCTCCGTTTACTACGAATGGTTACCGACACTGTACCTGCTGTGTTCACTAACAATACATTCTATTGGTTCACCTTGGACATGTACTTGTATGCTTATGATGTTAAGGCTAGAAGATGGCTCACATCACAATGTCTCTATGATCAGTTTTTAGCTCAATGTCCCAAACTGCAATATAACACCCGCATTGCAGTAACTCCCATTTTGGTTGGCCTCCCACAAGATGGGAAATTCGTGGCGGTTCTTCCTCAAGAAAGTCCTGAACAATTAATAATGGCCTGCTTTAAGGTGGAGATGCAGGTTAACTCTTTGAATGTGTTGACGGAGTTAGTTCAGCTTGTATACCTTGTTGAAGAAAGTTCTCTGCTCGATGTTTTTTGGTTCTATGATGGGAAGGCAAT GAGTGTTGAAGGTTGA